One stretch of Glandiceps talaboti chromosome 7, keGlaTala1.1, whole genome shotgun sequence DNA includes these proteins:
- the LOC144438080 gene encoding coactosin-like protein — MESNTELAASDAYETVRSDSNDIIWAALNYDGKEIVIDGTGTSFGELHAKFTKDSRVYAYLRVETGDEMSRRAKFAFITWIGPSVSPLLKAKVSTDKAFVKQIWSHFGKEFLLDEIEPNLLVLEKITKVLEKASGAAYGTGK; from the exons ATGGAAAGTAACACTGAACTTGCTGCATCGGATGCATACGAAACGGTCAGAAGCGACAGTAACGACATTATATG GGCAGCACTAAACTATGATGGGAAAGAAATCGTTATTGATGGTACTGGAACATCGTTTGGCGAGTTGCATGCAAAATTTACCA AGGATAGCCGGGTATATGCATACCTACGTGTAGAAACTGGTGATGAGATGAGCAGAAGAGCTAAATTCGCCTTCATTACCTGGATAGGACCATCGGTGTCTCCATTGTTGAAAGCTAAAGTCAGTACGGACAAAGCTTTTGTTAAACAAATCTGGTCT CACTTCGGAAAAGAATTCCTGTTGGATGAAATTGAGCCCAATCTACTGGTACTGGAGAAAATCACAAAAGTACTTGAGAAGGCAAGCGGTGCAGCATATGGTACTGGcaaatag